From the genome of Maniola hyperantus chromosome 9, iAphHyp1.2, whole genome shotgun sequence:
TTGAAAGTTTCATACTGGTTCTATAAAAATTTACCCTtacacaaataattaaataaagaaactaaatcaaaaaaaatttatgtaggtatgtatagtccacgacaggtcgagatggcgatcggggaatTAGGCGGGGAGCGACCCCACACATGCCAGCACCGGGATAGTgcgtgggctgtgcgggtgtgcggggtgttccctccattcgaatgccatttcaacctgtcgcttactaaAGGTAGTTCATGGAGGTAGTTggtggatcatggtggctttgggctATATAAGCCACCATTATCCAattaaacatccaaacaaatgttACTCTCAGTGTTGGGTACAATACGCatttaaactttcagcttttataaaatgaggaaggtctggcacgccctGGCCTTTAGGCcatttcgttagccagactaaTAATACGATTAGgagggaaaataaaaatatgatatgGCAACATTATTTATGCCAACCCTGTTTCTTGACATCAAATTATCCGACTAATTTAAAATGATTCCCAATGATAACCGTTTTTATGCCAGTTGAAATAGCGCCATACAACTTACAATTACAAAGAGAGAGATAAGAAATcaagattaaataataaaatgttaacatttatttttaagcttttgctgttgacagttgacacgaGCGACCGTTGCTTTGATTTTATGGAACCGTTGATTGTGGTTATTAgggttgaaatatttttacgattaacacagagtacattgaatataagGGTAACGATTAATTAGTTACGTGTTGAATAGTTAATAGTAAATTGTGTAAAAATGAAGCCAGCTAAATCGAAACAAAGACTGAACGACGGACTGCGGACACCGGCTAGAAGTAAGCAAAACTTGTTTCAGGGTGAAAAAGACCCCGTCCAAGTGTACTGCCGTTTGCGACCCATGCCAAGAGATACTGATGTTTCTTGTATCAAAATATTATCACCGACTACGATCCTTTTGTCACCACCTGCGACAGCCGTGAGTTACAGAAATGAAGTCGCCAAAGTAATGAAATACACTTTTAGAGAAGTGTTCCCGCCAGAGACTAACCAACAAGAAGTTTTCGACAAAGTCGCCCTTCCCTTGGTCGAAGGACTCGTTAAAGGTAAAAATGGTCTTTTGTTTGCTTACGGAGTGACTGGCAGCGGAAAAACGTTCACTATGACGGGTGAACCTCAAAACTGTGGCATATTGCCGCGATGTTTGAACATTTTATTCAAAACGATAAACGAACTGCAAGCTCACAAGTACGTATTTAAACCAGACAAAATGAACATGTTCGACGTTCAAACAGAAGCTGAGGCTATGCTGGAGAGGCAGCAAGAACTGCACAAATTCAAAAGTAACAGAAAAAACAATTCCAATCCTAATTTGGCCATGTCAGAATCAGAGGTAACTAAAGTTGAGGGACTCGTTGAAGATAATCAATATGCAGTGTTTGTAACTTACATAGAAGTTTATAACAACAGTGTTTTTGATCTGCTGGAAGACAGCCCGcctatatctaaaaatttaactgtCAAACTTATTCGAGAAGATGCAGCAAATAAAATGTATGTACACGGAGTTACAGAAATAGAGATAAAATCAGCCGAGGAAGCATTCGATGCATTTTATTTGggcttaaaaagaaaaagaatggCTCACACAACTCTTAATGCAGAATCGAGTAGAAGCCATTCTGTTTTCACAATCAGACTGGTTCAGGCACCGGTGGATGAGGTGGGAGAGGCTGTGATACAGAATAAGGAGTTCCTCACCATTAGCCAGCTCAGTCTCGTCGATTTAGCTGGAAGCGAACGAACTAATAGGACTAAAAATACTGGTCAGAGATTACGAGAAGCTGGAAACATTAACAAGTCATTGATGACACTAAGATCTTGCCTAGAAGTTCTGCGTGATAACCAGATCAATGGTACAAAGAATATGGTGCCATATAGAGAGTCTAAAATCACacatttgtttaaaaattaCTTTGAAGGCCATGGCCAGGTCCGTATGGTCGTGTGTGCTAATCCAAGGGCAGAAGATTATGATGAGACAGTCCAAGTTATGAGATTCGCCGAGATGGCATCTGAAGTGGAGGTTACAAAGGCTCAAATCAATAACGCTGTATCTTCGTTAGGCTTAATGACAGGTCGTCGTAAAGCCAATAGACTATTTACGGCAGCTAGGGATAATATTAATCGCCCTGAAGCTAAAGATCTAGAAATGGACTTAGGGCTTGTGTATAGCCTCGGACCGGACTTCCCTAGCTTAGAGTTAAAAAGTCCACAGGCTTCTCACATAATTAAAGAATTAATAGCGCATTTGGAGATGCGGATAAGTCGTAGAGAAACACTGAAAAGAAGCAAAGCTTTAAAAGATGAGAAGCTCAGATCTATGCTACTGGATATGGAAAAGGAATCGATGGATGTTAAAAGCGAGAATGTATCTTTACGCGGCCAGTTAGCAGCGGCTAACCGTCGTATAAAAGCTTTAGAAGAACGCATAACAACGACAGAAAACGCTTCCCTTTCCTATCAAAGAAAGTTAACCGAAATGACCGAGTACACCTCGGCTCTCAAACGAGATTTGCAAGAGAAGGAATTGCTTCTCAGCCAAAACAAATTGGACAAGGAGAAGCAAAAGAAGATTCTGGAACGGAAATACCATCACAAAATTGCAGCAGAGCATGAGAAAGCCAAAGAGATTAATTCGGAAAACCGGAATCTACAAACTGAGATTGAGGAGAAAGAAAATCGTTTGAGAATCATTGCACAGGCTTTGAATGGTGGTAGAGGTGATAATGTTAATGATATAAAGAAGAGTGAGACGGCAGCTCAGACTGTACGTGATTTTACGCCTGGATCCACGCCTAGAGCGTTGCCTGCTCATCTTTTAACCCCCTTCAATTCCATACCACATACAAGAGAATCCCGTGATACGCCAGCGACGTCGCGTCGTGGCGTA
Proteins encoded in this window:
- the pav gene encoding kinesin-like protein KIF23; the encoded protein is MKPAKSKQRLNDGLRTPARSKQNLFQGEKDPVQVYCRLRPMPRDTDVSCIKILSPTTILLSPPATAVSYRNEVAKVMKYTFREVFPPETNQQEVFDKVALPLVEGLVKGKNGLLFAYGVTGSGKTFTMTGEPQNCGILPRCLNILFKTINELQAHKYVFKPDKMNMFDVQTEAEAMLERQQELHKFKSNRKNNSNPNLAMSESEVTKVEGLVEDNQYAVFVTYIEVYNNSVFDLLEDSPPISKNLTVKLIREDAANKMYVHGVTEIEIKSAEEAFDAFYLGLKRKRMAHTTLNAESSRSHSVFTIRLVQAPVDEVGEAVIQNKEFLTISQLSLVDLAGSERTNRTKNTGQRLREAGNINKSLMTLRSCLEVLRDNQINGTKNMVPYRESKITHLFKNYFEGHGQVRMVVCANPRAEDYDETVQVMRFAEMASEVEVTKAQINNAVSSLGLMTGRRKANRLFTAARDNINRPEAKDLEMDLGLVYSLGPDFPSLELKSPQASHIIKELIAHLEMRISRRETLKRSKALKDEKLRSMLLDMEKESMDVKSENVSLRGQLAAANRRIKALEERITTTENASLSYQRKLTEMTEYTSALKRDLQEKELLLSQNKLDKEKQKKILERKYHHKIAAEHEKAKEINSENRNLQTEIEEKENRLRIIAQALNGGRGDNVNDIKKSETAAQTVRDFTPGSTPRALPAHLLTPFNSIPHTRESRDTPATSRRGVAVANPRHKRSLSADGKVWVEHAPSNIVPMGTVMKPNIANSKFVNKLTNVKDIVNSKKSKYCLVTQQQDTDGELETTVHKGDIVPTCGGGAQVIFSDVEMLKQFSPTRDHNSSRRTSTTCARHSGKRRDTGCSPPQTPSNTNAKMHEGGSSHEMRISSNMPYLYSFA